A genomic region of Prionailurus viverrinus isolate Anna chromosome D4, UM_Priviv_1.0, whole genome shotgun sequence contains the following coding sequences:
- the RPS6 gene encoding 40S ribosomal protein S6 — MAQTARGTNPSKLIKPGSGCAAHLCSLPLSQTSSNIARTRSAYETWAKRKSGLFFRGASEAVGSLTMKLNISFPATGCQKLIEVDDERKLRTFYEKRMATEVAADALGEEWKGYVVRISGGNDKQGFPMKQGVLTHGRVRLLLSKGHSCYRPRRTGERKRKSVRGCIVDANLSVLNLVIVKKGEKDIPGLTDTTVPRRLGPKRASRIRKLFNLSKEDDVRQYVVRKPLNKEGKKPRTKAPKIQRLVTPRVLQHKRRRIALKKQRTKKNKEEAAEYAKLLAKRMKEAKEKRQEQIAKRRRLSSLRASTSKSESSQK; from the exons ATGGCACAGACAGCTCGCGGAACTAACCCTTCTAAACTAATTAAACCCGGCTCCGGATGTGCCGCCCACCTATGCTCACTTCCGCTATCCCAGACGTCCTCTAACATCGCGAGAACTAGAAGTGCCTATGAGACGTGGGCTAAGCGGAAGTCGGGCCTCTTTTTTCGTGGCGCTTCGGAGGCGGTAGGCAGCCTCACCATGAAG CTGAACATCTCTTTCCCAGCTACTGGCTGCCAGAAACTCATTGAAGTGGACGATGAACGCAAACTTCGTACCTTTTATGAGAAGCGAATGGCCACAGAAGTTGCTGCTGATGCTTTAGGGGAAGAATGGAAG GGTTACGTGGTACGAATCAGTGGTGGCAATGACAAACAAGGCTTCCCCATGAAGCAGGGTGTCTTGACCCATGGCCGTGTCCGCCTACTGCTGAGTAAGGGGCATTCCTGCTACCGACCACGGAGGACTGGAGAAAGAAAGCGCAAATCTGTTCGGGGTTGCATCGTGGATGCCAATCTCAGTGTTCTCAACTTGGTCATTGTGAAAAAAG GGGAGAAGGATATTCCTGGACTCACTGATACTACTGTGCCTCGTCGCCTGGGGCCCAAGAGAGCTAGCAGAATCCGCAAGCTTTTCAATCTCTCAAAGGAAGATGATGTCCGCCAGTATGTTGTGAGAAAGCCCCTAAATAAAGAAG GTAAGAAACCTCGAACCAAAGCACCCAAGATACAGCGTCTTGTTACTCCACGTGTCCTCCAACACAAACGTCGGCGCATTGCTTTGAAGAAGCAGCGCAcgaagaaaaacaaggaagaggCTGCAGAATATGCTAAGCTTTTGGCCAAGAGAATGAAG gagGCCAAAGAAAAGCGCCAGGAACAGATTGCCAAGAGACGGAGGCTGTCTTCTCTGAGAGCTTCTACCTCAAAGTCTGAGTCCAGTCAAAAATGA